A segment of the Brevibacterium zhoupengii genome:
CGCCCTCGACGCAGTTGGTGGCCTCGGAGTCCGGTGGGCACAGGAAGACAGAGACCTGGACGCGGTCGTACCAGTAGTCCTTCATCTGACCGACCTGCATCTGCAGCAGGATCGCGGCGCCGACGAAGAGCAGGGACACAAAGGTCACGAGCACCACGGACAGGACCATGGAGACGTTCTTGCGCAACCCCGACCAGACCTCGGAGAGGATGAATCCGGCCCTCATGAGGCGACTCCGTACGTGCCCTCTTCGACATCGCGGACGATTGTTCCCTCGGAGAGTTCGATGACTCGTTTGCGCATCCGGTTGACGATCTCCCCGTCGTGAGTAGCCATGAGCACTGTGGTTCCGTTGCGGTTGATCTTCTCGAGCACCGACATGATGTCCGCACTGGTGGTCGGGTCGAGGTTGCCTGTGGGCTCATCGGCGAGCAGGATGCCTGGCTTGTTGACGACGGCGCGGGCGATGGCCACGCGCTGCTGTTCGCCACCGGAGAGTTCGTTGGGGTAGCGCTTCTCCTTGCCGGCCAGTCCCACAGTCTCGAGCACATCGGGGACCAGGGTCGACATGGCGGCCCGGGACTTGCCGATGACCTGGAGGGCGAAGGCGACGTTGGCGAAGACGGTCTTGTTCGGCAGCAGGCGGAAGTCCTGGAACACGGTGCCGATCCCCCGCCGCAGGTAGGGCACCTTCCAACTGGGCATCTTGACGACCGATTTTCCGGCGATGTGGATTCGTCCGTTACTGGGGACCTCTTCGCGCAGAATGAGGCGGATGACCGTGGACTTACCCGAGCCCGAAGCGCCGACGAGGAACACGAATTCTCCACGCTCGGCCTCGAACGAAATGTCGTCGAGTGCTCGGCGGGAGCGTGCGTCGTAGGACTTCGAAACTGAGTCGAATTTGATCAAGAGGTTCTTCAATCATGTCGCGGATGGCTCGGCCGCTTCCACTGTACGTAACAGCTCCGTCATGTTCGGGGAGGCTTAAGGGCGTGTGTTGCGCATTGGAGGAAGTTCACAGCCGCCGAGGCGGTGCCTCGATCGGGCACTGCGTCGATCGGGCGCTGGGTCGACCAGCCGTTCGACTACCCTTTGTTTTCCGCCTGCCTGAGTTGTGTGGAAATATGATGGCTTGAGGAACAGACACGGAGAAGTGGTTATATGACAGACGAGGCCGGGACTAAGCGAGGCAAGCCCCGCCCGAGTATCAAGGACGTCGCCGCCTTGGCTGGAGTGTCATGGCGGACCGTTTCCAACGTCATCCACGGACATCGATACCTGAGGCCGGAGACGAAGGCCAAAGTTGAGAATGCGATTGCCGAACTGGGCTACAAACCCCAGATGGCGGCCCGGCAGCTGCGCAGCGGACGCAGCAATCTCATCACTCTGGCCATCCCCTACATCGATCACCCCTACTTTGCCAGCTTGGCGCATGCCGTCGTCGAGGCAGCCAAGGCCTATGAATACACCGTGCTGATCGACGAGACTCGCGGCCTGCCGGAAAAGGAAGAGCAAGTCGCTCGCGGCTACCAAAGCAGCCAAGCCGACGGCATCATCTTCAGTCCCTTGACCTTGCCCGTCGACTCAATCCTGGCCGCCCGTGACAGCACACCGCTCGTGCTGCTCGGCGAGCATACCCTGGATCCCCGGATCGACCATGTCACGGCCGACAATGTCGAGTCGACACGTGAAGCGACAGCGCATCTCATTTCCCTTGGCCATCGCAGAATCGCGTTCCTCGGCTATCTCACCGAAGGCACGCTCGGCACCGGCGATCTCCGCCTCGAAGGCTACCGCCGCGCTCTTGCCGACGCAGACATCGACGAAGACCCAGCTCTCATCATCGGCGCCGCCCCGCAAGCGACTCCTGCCACTTCCTCCGGCATATCCGCTGGCGCAGAGGTCGGCAGAGAAGCCGGTGCAGAAGCAGGCGCAGAAAGCGACTACTCACGCGAAGAAGGCTACGCTCGCGCGCAGCAGATTCTGCTGCTGCGGCAGTCCGCTCGGATCGATGCGGTGGTGTGCGCGAACGATCTTCTGGCAATCGGGCTGCTCCGCGCGTTCAGGGAAGCCGACGTGAATGTTCCCGGCGACGTGGCCGTGACAGGCTGGGACAACACCCCCGAGGGCGGGTTCTCCGCCCCGACGTTGACGACGGTCGCGCCCGATATGAATGCCATCGCGCGGTTCGCCGTTGAGGCGGTGCATCAGCGCATCATGGGTTCGACAGATGCGCCCATCGGTCGTGTGGCACCTCATAGCCTGATGATTCGCGAGTCAACTGCAGGCAACGCCAACTAACAGTCACCTCTGGCCCCGGCTTCTGTCAGGTTCCGGGACCGCTCAGTTCCAGCCACTTTTCGTTTCTGTTTTTCACGACCGCAAGAACCCGCCTGCGAACAGCACTTCTGCCCGTCTCCGATGCATTTGCTTGTTTATTTCCACGTTGCAATACGCTCGCTGATCTGTTTAGATCTTTCTGAAGAGCACCTTCGCAGAGCGCACAGTCTCGTCGAATCTGCCCACAATCACATGCCTGAATTCACGACTGCGAATCACTTCGTGTCGAAGGCCAACGGCACACCCGCCGAATAGCGCGTCAAAGGTAAGAGCTTTGATGCCTGGAATGACCAAGGAAGCTCATGCCTTTGAACAACACCGCCAGCCCGATCAAACAGCGCGATCCCGAGAAGCCGGGCTTCGTTGAGAAGCTCGGCTATGGAATGGCCGGTGGCGCGAACAACGTCGTCTGGACCGGGATTTCAACCTTCCTCGTGTACTTCTACACCGACATCGTCGGCATCGCCGCGGGACTGATCGGCACAATTTTCCTCTTCTCCCGCCTCGTCGACGGAGCAAGCGATGTCGTGATGGGCGTCGTCCTCGACAAAACCCGGACTCGCTTCGGCAAGGCACGCCCCTGGCTCCTATGGATGGCACTGCCGTTTGCGGTGGTCGCCACAGCGCTCTTCGCAGTTCCCGATGCCAGCGCCACGGTTCAGATCGTCTACATCATCATCACGTACAACATCGCGCTACTCGTCTACACGGCGGTGGAGATTCCCCACGGCACGCTCGGTGCACTGATGACCTATGACCAACACCAACGATCGGTGCTCAACGTCGCGAAGATGGTCGGCGCCTATGTCGCCATCATCGCCATCACGAACATCACTCTGCCGATCGTCGACTTCTTCGGCGGCGGGCAGTCCGGGTGGATCTACGCTTTCATCCTCTTCGGACTCATTGCCGCAGCCACGTACTTCTTCACGTTCTGGTCCACGAAGGAAAGAACAGACCCGGTCGGCACCAAGCAGAATGCGGACAAGCCGACCGTCAAGGCCAGCCTGATCTCGCTGGTGCGCAACAAATACTGGTTCATCGCGACCCTGGTCCTGTTGCTCATGTACATCTACAACGCGATCACTGCCGGAGTCGCAATCTACTATTCCGAGTACGTACTCGGGTCCCCCGCACTGGTCGGTGTCGTAGCAACTGCACTCACTCTTGCCACACTCGGCGGCATGCTCATCGTCGTGCCGATCACTCGTCGATTCGGCAAACGCAATACGGCGATCGTCGGCTGTCTGATCGCCGTCGTGGGTTCGCTGATCATCTTCGCCGTTCCCGACAGCACCGCGTTCGTCGTCATCGGACAGATCGTCCGGGGGATCGGCAAGGCCGCCATCATGGGCGTCATCTTCGCCATGCTCGCCGACACCATGGAATACGGCGAATGGAAGACAGGCATCCGCATCGAAGGGCTCATCTACAGCGGAGCGAGCATGGGCATCAAGGTCGGTACCGGACTTGGAAGCGCCCTCATCGGATGGGGTCTTGCCGCCAGCGGATACGTCGGAGGTCAGGCAACACAGTCTGCCGAATCGGTGACGATGATCTCAAACCTCTTCATCTGGGTCCCGACTCTCGTCAGCGTCCTCATGGCTGTGCTCCTCTACTTCTTCAAGCTAGACAAGCAGTACCCGCAGATCCTCAAGGAGCTCCAGGAGATGAAGACTGCGAAGGACTGAACCACGGCCCGCAGCTGATCCACACACCGAACGACCATTGAAACAGAGCAAGGGATACGCATGGAGAAAGAACTGCACGAGCCCGTCGACATGTGCCTCGGTGACGGCACACTCAACCAGGCAGCCGTCGGATGGAGCCGGTTCCCGCTGCACAGGGCCAACCTCAAGGGCTGGGGCCGACGGAAGAGATTCGACTACTGGTGCATCGTCTCCCCGGAGATGATTCTCGCGTTCTCAATCTCGGATACCGACTACAAGGCCGCCACCTCGATGTTCTTCCTCGATAGGAAGACGCAGACAGAGACGACGGCCGGCAGCATGGACTGGTTCAGGTCCAACCCGACCTCACGTGCCCCATGGGGTACCGAGGCGATCCACTCCGGCAAGAAGGACATCGATATCGCGATCACACCAGGTGATCAGACGATGCTGCTCACTGTCGCCACACCCCAGGTGAATGCCGAAATAGAGGTCAGCATTCCCGCCGATCATCAGTCGATGGGCGTCCTGGTGCCATGGAGCGAAAAGCGGTTCCAGTACACCCGCAAGGACAACTGCCTGACCGCAAGCGGACGAGTTCGGGCCAACGGAGTCACCTACCAGCTGGACGAGAAGTCCACGACCGCGACCATGGACCACGGGCGCGGCAAGTGGCCGTACGAAACCCTGTGGAATTGGGCCTCCGGCAGCGGAACGACGAATGGCGAGGAGATCGGTCTGCAGTTCGGAGCCAAATGGACCGCAGGTACCCCGTCGACTGAGAACGCATTGCGCCTAGGCGGCCAGATCGAGAAGATCAGCGAAGAACTCGAGTGGACCTATGACACCGAGAACTGGATGGCGCCCTGGACCATCAAGGGCGAACGAGTCGATCTGCTCTTCACCCCCGAATACCATCGCCATTCGGAATTCGATAAGAAGATCGTCAGCAGTCGCGAGGATCAGGCCTTCGGCTACTTCTCGGGCACCGTCTGGTCCCTCAGCGGTCGCGCCTACCCCGTCGAAGACGTCTTCGGCTGGGCTGAAGAGGTTCACCGCCGCTGGTGAGGATGGTCATCTCCGGTGATGAGTGTGGGCGTGCGGGCAATTCCTTCGAGGAATTGTCCGCACGCCCACATCTACCTCTCGCGCCTCAGAATCATGCACAGCCGCCGAGGCGGTGCGTGACCTGGCCGAGCAGCCGAAGCTCACTCAGACTCTTCGGCCATCTCCTGCTCTTTGCGCCAGCGGATGCCGGCTTCGATGAGACCGTCGAGGTCACCGTCGAAGACATTTGAAGGGTTGTTGACCTCGTAGCCGGTGCGCAGGTCCTTGACCATCTGGTACGGGTGGGTGACGTAGGAACGCATCTGGTCGCCCCAGCTGGCCTTGATGTCTCCGGCCAGTTCCTTCTTCTGCGCTGCCTCTTCCTTGCGTTTGAGGTCAAGCAGGCGTGACTGGAGCACGCGCATCGCGGCTTCGCGGTTCTGGATCTGGGACTTCTCGTTCTGCATGCTCACAACGACGCCGGTGGGCTCGTGCGTGATGCGCACGGCCGAGTCGGTCGTGTTCACGGACTGACCACCGGGGCCCGAGGACCGGTAGACGTCGATGCGCAGATCGTTCTCATCAATTTCGACATGGTCGGTGGACTCGATGAGCGGGACAACCTCGACGGCGGCGAAGGAGGTCTGGCGACGTCCCTGGTTGTCGAAGGGGCTGATGCGTACGAGGCGGTGTGTTCCTGCCTCAACCGACAGTGTTCCGTAGGCGTAGGGGGCGTTGACCTGGATGGTTGCGGATTTGATGCCCGCACCTTCGGCGTAGGAGGTGTCAAGCTGCTGCACATTGTATCCGCGGTTCTCGCCCCAGCGGATGTACATGCGGATGAGCATCTGCGCCCAGTCGGTGGCGTCGTCGCCGCCGGCGCCGGAGCGCACGGTCACGACAGCGGAGCGCTCATCGTATTCGTGGTTGAGCAGGGTCGAGATCTCGAGCTCGGCCAGCTGGTCGTGGAGCTTCTTGAGATCGCGTTCGGCTTCGACCTTCGAATCCTCATCGCCTTCGTCCTCGGACATCTCGATGAGCAGCTCAGCATCGTCGATGCGCTCACCGAACTTCTCGAGCTTCTCCAGGGTTCCCTGCTTGTGCGAGAGCGTGGCTGAGATCTTCTGCGCGGAGTCCGGATCGTCCCAGAAGGACGGCGCCGATGCCTGCTCCGTCATTTCGGCGACCTCGGAGCGAAGGTTGTCCAGATCGGACACATCCAGGATCGCTTTGTAGGTCTGACGGAGGTTGGCGATTTCAGCAGAATAATCAAGGGCCATAATGAGCCCAGCCTAGTACATCGCGGCCCTCAGGCTTGAATCCTCGCCCTTCAACCCCACCGTCAACCGGCGCCGAGGTGGCACGACCGATCGTGCCACCTCGACGAGGCCGATGAAGCCCTTGCGCGTGGTGTCGGTGACCCGGCAGCTGACTGACATTTCACCGCGGAATGAAAATAGCGACGCCGGCGGGAGATCAAGTCATCCCGCCGGCGACGCGGCCTGTGGTGCGCGTGATTCGACGTCGAAATCACCGCAGCAGTGAGGAAAATCTATACCTGATTGCGAGCCTACGCAATGTGTTGGTCGCGATTTCCTCGAGCCTTCAGTGCCCACCCAAACTACATAATTGGCATTTCCATTTCATGCACAGAGTTATCCACAGATTTGAAGAATCGCTGGATTCTTGATTCGACTACATATAGGTTAAAAACAAATTCAGCTGTTGGAAATGTGATTCGCATTCTGTAGTCCAGGGGTTCAACGTGGAAGCCACCGAGGTCATCAAGAGCGAAGTTCACAAGAGGATCAGAGACCTCGATGTGGATCCTCGTGCCGATACTCAGCGCTCGCGCGAAGTCATTCGCACCGTCATCTCCGAGTACGATGAACGCAGTCTCGTCGCGGATCTTCCGCCTCTTGAGGATAAGGAAGCGACTTTCCGGACGATCGACAATCAGCTCTCCGGCTTCGGTGCCCTGCAGGACTATTTCGATGATCCCCGCGTCGAGGAGATCTGGGTCAACTCCCCCAGCGAGGTCTTCATCGCCATCGACGGCCTGCATCAGCTGACGACGACGAAACTCACCGCTGGCGAACTCGATGATCTTATCGAGAGAATGCTGCGCACCTCGGGGCGACGAGTCGACCTGTCTCAGCCATTTGTCGATGCGATGCTCCCAGACGGCTCCCGACTCCACGTCGTCCTGCCCGACATCACCCGTTCCTATCCTGCGGTCAATATCCGCAAGTTCATTCAGCGTCCGCGCAATCTGGCCGGTCTCGTCGCCCAGGGGTCGCTTACCCCGCCAGCCGCGCGCTTCCTCGATGCCGCCGTCGCCAGCGGCGCGAACATCTTGGTCTCCGGAGCAACACAGGCCGGCAAGACGACCATGCTCAATGCGCTGGCCGGTTCCATTCCGGCTCGTGAACGGATCATCTCCTGCGAAGAGGTGTTCGAACTCAACCTGCCCAGCCGAGACTGGGTTCCCATGCAATGTCGCCAGCCCTCCTTGGAAGGCACGGGCGAGGTCACGCTGCGGTCCCTGGTCAAGGAAGCTCTGCGCATGCGACCGACGCGCATCATCGTCGGTGAGGTGCGTGAGGCAGAGAGCCTCGACCTGCTCGTGGCCTTGAATTCAGGTCTTCCCGGGGCAGGCACGATCCACGCGAACTCCGCTCGGGCTGCGATCACGAAGATCTGCACCCTGCCTCTTTTGGCTGGGGCGAACATCTCTTCGTCCTTCGTCGTTCCCACTGTGGCGGTGAGCATCGACGTCGTCGTCCACCTCCGGCGTGACCCGAACGGCACCCGCCTCGTCAGCGAAATCTGCGCAGTCCCCGGCGGCGTCGAAGGTGACGTCGTCGAACTCGACACCATCTTCCATTCACCGCAGGGACAGCTGGTTCGCGGACAGGGATTCGGCCACCTCGGCGAACGATTCGCCGCCATCGGCAAGGATCTTCATTCCATTCTGGAAGCCGCATGAGCTATTCCCAATACAGTCTTCTCATCGGCGCGTGCTTGGGCGCCGGTCTCTTCCTCCTGTGGATGTCACTGTGGCAGAAACCCTCGAAGAGACGGGTGCAGCGACGATGGGTGCGCGAACTCGACGATATGCTCACCGGGGCCGGCTTCCCACGACTGCACCCCAGCCACCTGGTTCTCATCTCCCTTGCCGTCTTCATCGTCGTTGTCGTCGTCGCCACCGTGCTCACCGGATCGTGGGCCATCGCCTTATGTTTCGGGGCATTCGCCTCCTGGCTGCCGCACAGACTGCTCCAACATCGCGCCCGGAGCAAGCAGGTGATGCGCCGCGAGCTGTGGCCCGAGACCCTCGACCACCTCAATTCCGGAGTACGTGCCGGCCTGTCACTGCCCGAAGCCCTGAGTTCGCTGGCCCACCGTGGACCCGAACCCCTGCGTCCTCTGTTCGAGGTCTTCGCCGAGGAATACCGAGCCAGCGGTTC
Coding sequences within it:
- a CDS encoding DUF2804 domain-containing protein — its product is MEKELHEPVDMCLGDGTLNQAAVGWSRFPLHRANLKGWGRRKRFDYWCIVSPEMILAFSISDTDYKAATSMFFLDRKTQTETTAGSMDWFRSNPTSRAPWGTEAIHSGKKDIDIAITPGDQTMLLTVATPQVNAEIEVSIPADHQSMGVLVPWSEKRFQYTRKDNCLTASGRVRANGVTYQLDEKSTTATMDHGRGKWPYETLWNWASGSGTTNGEEIGLQFGAKWTAGTPSTENALRLGGQIEKISEELEWTYDTENWMAPWTIKGERVDLLFTPEYHRHSEFDKKIVSSREDQAFGYFSGTVWSLSGRAYPVEDVFGWAEEVHRRW
- a CDS encoding MFS transporter, with protein sequence MPLNNTASPIKQRDPEKPGFVEKLGYGMAGGANNVVWTGISTFLVYFYTDIVGIAAGLIGTIFLFSRLVDGASDVVMGVVLDKTRTRFGKARPWLLWMALPFAVVATALFAVPDASATVQIVYIIITYNIALLVYTAVEIPHGTLGALMTYDQHQRSVLNVAKMVGAYVAIIAITNITLPIVDFFGGGQSGWIYAFILFGLIAAATYFFTFWSTKERTDPVGTKQNADKPTVKASLISLVRNKYWFIATLVLLLMYIYNAITAGVAIYYSEYVLGSPALVGVVATALTLATLGGMLIVVPITRRFGKRNTAIVGCLIAVVGSLIIFAVPDSTAFVVIGQIVRGIGKAAIMGVIFAMLADTMEYGEWKTGIRIEGLIYSGASMGIKVGTGLGSALIGWGLAASGYVGGQATQSAESVTMISNLFIWVPTLVSVLMAVLLYFFKLDKQYPQILKELQEMKTAKD
- a CDS encoding type II secretion system F family protein, which gives rise to MSYSQYSLLIGACLGAGLFLLWMSLWQKPSKRRVQRRWVRELDDMLTGAGFPRLHPSHLVLISLAVFIVVVVVATVLTGSWAIALCFGAFASWLPHRLLQHRARSKQVMRRELWPETLDHLNSGVRAGLSLPEALSSLAHRGPEPLRPLFEVFAEEYRASGSFAIALERFRQVSADPVADRIVVALSVTRQVGGSDLGTMLRALAQFVRDDARTRNELSARQQWTVNGARLAVAAPWVVLAFLSTRPETAVAYNSQTGLLLLAAGFVVSLLAYQAMKRIGRLPQEPRVIEGSSLSSSFHRPVEGSEVA
- the ftsE gene encoding cell division ATP-binding protein FtsE, which gives rise to MIKFDSVSKSYDARSRRALDDISFEAERGEFVFLVGASGSGKSTVIRLILREEVPSNGRIHIAGKSVVKMPSWKVPYLRRGIGTVFQDFRLLPNKTVFANVAFALQVIGKSRAAMSTLVPDVLETVGLAGKEKRYPNELSGGEQQRVAIARAVVNKPGILLADEPTGNLDPTTSADIMSVLEKINRNGTTVLMATHDGEIVNRMRKRVIELSEGTIVRDVEEGTYGVAS
- a CDS encoding LacI family DNA-binding transcriptional regulator produces the protein MTDEAGTKRGKPRPSIKDVAALAGVSWRTVSNVIHGHRYLRPETKAKVENAIAELGYKPQMAARQLRSGRSNLITLAIPYIDHPYFASLAHAVVEAAKAYEYTVLIDETRGLPEKEEQVARGYQSSQADGIIFSPLTLPVDSILAARDSTPLVLLGEHTLDPRIDHVTADNVESTREATAHLISLGHRRIAFLGYLTEGTLGTGDLRLEGYRRALADADIDEDPALIIGAAPQATPATSSGISAGAEVGREAGAEAGAESDYSREEGYARAQQILLLRQSARIDAVVCANDLLAIGLLRAFREADVNVPGDVAVTGWDNTPEGGFSAPTLTTVAPDMNAIARFAVEAVHQRIMGSTDAPIGRVAPHSLMIRESTAGNAN
- the prfB gene encoding peptide chain release factor 2, with amino-acid sequence MALDYSAEIANLRQTYKAILDVSDLDNLRSEVAEMTEQASAPSFWDDPDSAQKISATLSHKQGTLEKLEKFGERIDDAELLIEMSEDEGDEDSKVEAERDLKKLHDQLAELEISTLLNHEYDERSAVVTVRSGAGGDDATDWAQMLIRMYIRWGENRGYNVQQLDTSYAEGAGIKSATIQVNAPYAYGTLSVEAGTHRLVRISPFDNQGRRQTSFAAVEVVPLIESTDHVEIDENDLRIDVYRSSGPGGQSVNTTDSAVRITHEPTGVVVSMQNEKSQIQNREAAMRVLQSRLLDLKRKEEAAQKKELAGDIKASWGDQMRSYVTHPYQMVKDLRTGYEVNNPSNVFDGDLDGLIEAGIRWRKEQEMAEESE
- a CDS encoding CpaF family protein, whose protein sequence is MEATEVIKSEVHKRIRDLDVDPRADTQRSREVIRTVISEYDERSLVADLPPLEDKEATFRTIDNQLSGFGALQDYFDDPRVEEIWVNSPSEVFIAIDGLHQLTTTKLTAGELDDLIERMLRTSGRRVDLSQPFVDAMLPDGSRLHVVLPDITRSYPAVNIRKFIQRPRNLAGLVAQGSLTPPAARFLDAAVASGANILVSGATQAGKTTMLNALAGSIPARERIISCEEVFELNLPSRDWVPMQCRQPSLEGTGEVTLRSLVKEALRMRPTRIIVGEVREAESLDLLVALNSGLPGAGTIHANSARAAITKICTLPLLAGANISSSFVVPTVAVSIDVVVHLRRDPNGTRLVSEICAVPGGVEGDVVELDTIFHSPQGQLVRGQGFGHLGERFAAIGKDLHSILEAA